In Mycobacterium sp. JS623, one genomic interval encodes:
- a CDS encoding aldehyde dehydrogenase, translating to MLIGGNWARPSTDRRIEVISPHSEEPVAQVAAAGTADVDTAVEAARVAFDTGSWSRQTPAERVDAVRRLAKVYGERGSEMAEVITSEVGAPISFSQRAQVGLPAMMMSAFCDVAESYPWQEARPGRYGADIHIHREPVGVVAAIVPWNMPQFLITTKLIPALLAGCTVVLKPAPEAPLNALLLAEMIAEIGLPEGVVSVLPGDAAVGEYLVKHPGVDKVSFTGSTAAGKAVATACATDLRRVSLELGGKSAAIVLVDADPGAVATGVRSASLSNSGQICNALTRILVPAGRADEFTDALAAEMASMVIGDPTDSATQVGPLVARRQQQHVRGYIESGQQQGARLVVGGAEMPDGLDRGWYVKPTLFDGADNSMRIAREEIFGPVLTVIPYTDEDDAIAIANDSDYGLAGSVWTDDTDRGLAIAARIRTGTFGVNQGYTMDPFAPFGGVKASGYGRELGREGIDGYTDTKSIAVAGH from the coding sequence CTGTTAATCGGCGGAAATTGGGCCAGGCCGAGCACCGACCGCCGCATCGAGGTGATCTCCCCGCACTCCGAAGAACCGGTGGCCCAGGTCGCAGCCGCAGGGACTGCCGACGTGGACACGGCGGTCGAGGCCGCACGGGTCGCATTCGATACGGGGTCGTGGTCTCGGCAGACACCAGCCGAGCGCGTCGACGCCGTGCGCCGGCTTGCCAAGGTGTACGGCGAACGGGGGTCCGAGATGGCCGAAGTGATCACCTCGGAGGTCGGTGCTCCGATCAGCTTCTCGCAGCGGGCTCAGGTGGGACTGCCCGCGATGATGATGAGTGCGTTCTGCGATGTGGCCGAGTCTTATCCGTGGCAGGAGGCGCGGCCGGGAAGGTACGGCGCCGACATCCACATCCATCGCGAGCCGGTTGGCGTCGTCGCCGCGATCGTGCCGTGGAACATGCCGCAGTTCCTGATCACCACCAAGCTGATTCCCGCGCTGTTGGCCGGGTGCACCGTCGTTCTCAAACCCGCACCGGAAGCACCACTGAACGCGCTGCTGCTGGCCGAGATGATCGCCGAGATCGGGTTGCCTGAGGGCGTCGTCAGTGTGCTGCCAGGCGACGCCGCCGTTGGCGAGTACCTGGTGAAACACCCTGGTGTGGACAAGGTTTCGTTCACCGGTTCGACGGCCGCAGGTAAGGCCGTCGCGACCGCATGCGCGACGGACCTGCGCCGCGTTAGCCTGGAACTCGGCGGCAAGTCCGCTGCGATCGTACTCGTGGACGCCGATCCGGGCGCCGTCGCCACCGGCGTGCGGTCGGCGAGCCTGTCGAACAGCGGCCAGATTTGCAATGCGCTGACCCGCATTCTGGTGCCGGCCGGCAGGGCCGATGAATTCACCGATGCGCTGGCCGCCGAGATGGCGTCGATGGTTATCGGCGACCCCACGGACAGCGCGACGCAGGTGGGTCCGCTTGTCGCGCGCCGTCAGCAGCAGCACGTGCGCGGCTACATCGAGAGCGGTCAGCAGCAGGGCGCCCGGCTCGTCGTCGGCGGGGCCGAGATGCCCGACGGCCTGGACCGGGGATGGTATGTCAAGCCGACGCTGTTCGACGGTGCCGACAACTCAATGCGAATCGCTCGCGAGGAGATCTTCGGCCCGGTGCTGACCGTGATCCCCTACACCGACGAGGACGACGCGATCGCCATCGCCAACGACTCCGACTACGGTCTGGCCGGATCGGTGTGGACCGACGACACCGACCGTGGCCTTGCGATCGCCGCACGCATCCGCACCGGCACCTTCGGCGTCAACCAGGGCTACACCATGGATCCGTTCGCTCCGTTCGGCGGCGTGAAGGCCAGCGGTTACGGACGCGAGCTGGGTCGTGAGGGCATCGACGGTTACACCGACACGAAATCCATTGCGGTGGCGGGGCACTGA
- a CDS encoding TauD/TfdA dioxygenase family protein has protein sequence MSLLTINKLTESVGAEVVGVDSDRLADDELLAAAVLDALEENGVLVFPRLGLNPQAQVTFCRRLGEIDHSSDGHHPVAGIYPITLDKSKNASASYLRATFDWHIDGCTPMKDEFPQKATVLSAVQVADRGGETEFASTYGAYDELSDEDKERVATLRVVHSLEASQRRVNPDPNPEELARWRARPTHEHPLVWTHRSGRKSLVLGASADYVVGMAPDESAALLAELLDRATSADKVYSHTWSVGDTVIWDNRGVLHRAAPYAPDSQREMLRTTVLGDEPIQ, from the coding sequence ATGAGCCTGCTGACCATCAACAAGCTGACCGAGTCGGTCGGCGCCGAGGTGGTCGGTGTCGACTCCGACCGGTTGGCAGACGATGAGCTGCTCGCGGCTGCTGTGCTCGATGCGCTGGAAGAAAACGGCGTGCTGGTGTTCCCCCGGCTTGGGCTGAATCCGCAAGCGCAGGTGACGTTTTGCCGCCGGCTCGGCGAGATCGACCACTCTTCGGACGGACACCACCCCGTCGCTGGCATCTATCCGATCACCCTGGACAAGTCGAAGAACGCGTCGGCGTCCTACCTACGTGCGACGTTCGATTGGCACATCGACGGCTGTACTCCTATGAAAGACGAGTTCCCGCAGAAGGCGACGGTGTTATCCGCGGTCCAGGTCGCTGACCGCGGCGGTGAGACCGAGTTCGCCAGTACCTATGGCGCCTACGACGAGCTGAGCGACGAGGACAAGGAGCGCGTCGCAACGCTGCGGGTGGTGCACTCACTCGAGGCATCGCAGCGCCGAGTCAACCCCGATCCGAATCCGGAGGAGTTGGCGCGCTGGCGGGCCCGGCCCACCCACGAGCACCCGCTGGTGTGGACGCACCGCAGCGGTCGCAAGTCGCTGGTGCTGGGGGCGTCTGCCGACTATGTCGTCGGCATGGCGCCCGATGAAAGCGCGGCGCTTCTGGCGGAGCTATTGGATCGCGCCACCAGTGCGGACAAGGTCTACAGCCACACGTGGTCGGTCGGCGATACCGTCATCTGGGACAACCGCGGCGTCCTGCACCGGGCTGCGCCCTATGCGCCGGATTCGCAGCGCGAGATGCTGCGCACCACCGTTCTCGGGGACGAGCCGATTCAGTAA
- a CDS encoding aromatic ring-hydroxylating oxygenase subunit alpha, which translates to MGRWPKPAEGSWTEHYPELGTGPISFRDSTSPEFYELEREAIFKRAWLNVARVEELPRVGSYLTKQIDAAKTSVIVVRGKDQTIRAFYNVCRHRGNKLVWNDFPNEEVKGSCRQFTCKYHGWRYDLEGALTFVQQPGEFFDLGIEQYGLRAVNCDIWNGFIFINLDPEPRWSLREFLGPMITALDDYPFEMMTERYDFVAHNNSNWKIFADAFQEYYHVPSLHSQQVPTAVRQPNATFECGHFQIDGPHRLVSTAGTRRWLLDPEYMYPVERVTRSGLVGPWRTPETHQSAGLNPGGIEPWGITNFQIFPNLEILIYHGWYLLYRYWPTSHSTHKFEAYNAFHPARTVRERIEHEVASVVLKEFALQDAGMLGGTQAALEYDVVDDFPLSDQEILVRHLHKVAVDWVEQYQRERSPVEV; encoded by the coding sequence ATGGGGCGCTGGCCTAAACCGGCCGAGGGCAGCTGGACCGAACATTACCCCGAGCTCGGAACCGGTCCGATCTCGTTTCGCGACTCGACGTCGCCGGAATTCTATGAACTCGAACGGGAAGCCATCTTCAAACGCGCCTGGCTGAATGTCGCTCGGGTGGAGGAACTTCCGCGCGTCGGCAGCTATCTCACCAAGCAGATCGATGCGGCCAAGACATCAGTGATTGTCGTCAGGGGCAAGGACCAGACGATTCGTGCGTTCTACAACGTCTGCCGCCATCGTGGAAACAAGTTGGTGTGGAACGACTTTCCGAATGAGGAGGTCAAGGGCTCCTGCCGTCAGTTCACGTGCAAGTACCACGGTTGGCGCTACGACCTCGAAGGCGCGTTGACGTTCGTCCAGCAGCCTGGCGAGTTCTTCGACCTCGGCATCGAGCAGTACGGACTGCGGGCGGTCAACTGCGACATCTGGAATGGCTTCATCTTCATCAACCTGGACCCGGAACCGCGATGGAGTCTTCGCGAGTTTCTCGGCCCGATGATCACCGCGCTCGACGATTATCCGTTCGAAATGATGACCGAGCGCTACGATTTCGTCGCCCACAACAACAGCAACTGGAAGATCTTCGCCGACGCCTTCCAGGAGTACTACCACGTGCCTTCCTTGCACTCACAGCAAGTGCCCACCGCGGTGCGGCAGCCCAATGCGACCTTCGAGTGTGGCCACTTCCAGATCGACGGTCCGCACCGGTTGGTGTCCACAGCCGGTACCCGCAGGTGGTTGCTGGATCCGGAGTACATGTATCCGGTCGAACGGGTCACGCGCAGCGGGCTGGTGGGGCCGTGGCGGACTCCGGAGACGCATCAGTCGGCAGGCCTCAATCCCGGCGGCATCGAACCGTGGGGGATCACCAACTTCCAGATCTTCCCGAATCTCGAGATCCTGATCTATCACGGGTGGTACCTGCTGTACAGGTACTGGCCGACATCGCACAGCACCCATAAGTTCGAGGCGTACAACGCATTTCATCCGGCCCGCACCGTGCGCGAGCGCATCGAACACGAGGTCGCGTCGGTGGTGCTCAAGGAGTTCGCACTGCAGGACGCCGGCATGTTGGGCGGCACGCAGGCGGCGCTGGAGTACGACGTCGTCGACGACTTCCCGCTCAGCGACCAGGAGATCCTGGTGCGCCACTTGCACAAGGTGGCCGTGGACTGGGTCGAGCAGTATCAACGCGAGCGCAGCCCGGTGGAGGTGTGA
- a CDS encoding aromatic ring-hydroxylating oxygenase subunit alpha: MARFPKPPEGSWTEHYPQLGTDPVSYEDSISPEFYEVERNAVFKRAWLNVGRVEQLPRKGSYFTKEMKVVNTSIILVRTGSGEIKAYHNICRHRGNKLVWNDMPLEETSGVCRQFTCKYHAWRYDLDGNLTFVQQEGEFFDLDKSRYGLVPVHCDVWEGFIFVNFAPEPEQSLRDFLGPMITGLEGYPFDKMTSRFYYRSEVKANWKLYMDAFQEFYHAPVLHANQSPTAYSKAAAEAGFEAPHYRIDGPHRLVSTSGIRAWEMDSEMRKPMEDICQSGLFGPWDKPDLGEMPAGLNPAKCEPWGLDSFQLFPNFVILIWGQGWYLTYHYWPTSHNSHIFEGTAYFPQPRTPRERIAQELAAVSFKEYSLQDANTLEATQTMVESQVIDRFPLCDQEILIRHLHKETAAWVDDYQRKTAGV; this comes from the coding sequence ATGGCTCGTTTTCCGAAACCGCCCGAAGGCAGCTGGACGGAGCACTACCCGCAGCTGGGGACGGATCCGGTGTCCTATGAGGACTCCATCAGCCCCGAGTTCTACGAGGTGGAACGAAATGCGGTGTTCAAGCGCGCGTGGCTCAATGTTGGTCGCGTTGAACAACTTCCGCGCAAGGGCAGTTACTTCACCAAGGAAATGAAGGTCGTCAACACGTCAATCATCTTGGTGCGCACCGGGTCTGGTGAGATCAAGGCGTACCACAACATCTGCCGGCACCGCGGCAACAAGCTGGTGTGGAATGACATGCCTCTCGAGGAGACCAGCGGCGTCTGCCGCCAGTTCACCTGCAAGTACCACGCCTGGCGCTATGACTTGGACGGCAACCTCACGTTCGTGCAGCAGGAGGGGGAGTTCTTCGACCTCGACAAGAGTCGGTACGGATTGGTGCCGGTGCACTGCGACGTGTGGGAAGGCTTCATCTTCGTCAACTTCGCGCCAGAACCCGAACAGAGCCTGCGCGACTTCCTCGGACCGATGATCACTGGGCTAGAGGGTTATCCGTTCGACAAGATGACGTCGCGGTTCTATTACCGCTCCGAGGTGAAGGCGAACTGGAAGCTCTATATGGACGCGTTCCAGGAGTTCTATCACGCGCCGGTTCTGCATGCGAACCAGTCACCGACCGCCTACTCGAAGGCCGCCGCGGAAGCGGGTTTCGAGGCGCCGCACTACCGCATTGACGGCCCGCATCGATTGGTCAGCACGTCGGGCATCCGGGCCTGGGAGATGGACTCCGAGATGCGCAAGCCGATGGAGGACATCTGCCAGAGCGGGCTGTTCGGACCGTGGGACAAGCCCGATTTGGGCGAGATGCCTGCGGGTCTCAATCCCGCGAAATGTGAGCCGTGGGGCTTGGATTCGTTCCAGCTGTTTCCGAACTTCGTGATCCTGATCTGGGGCCAGGGGTGGTACCTGACGTACCACTACTGGCCCACCTCGCATAACAGCCACATATTCGAGGGCACAGCGTATTTCCCGCAACCGCGCACGCCAAGGGAGCGCATCGCTCAGGAATTGGCGGCCGTGTCGTTCAAGGAGTACTCGCTGCAGGACGCGAACACCCTCGAGGCCACCCAGACGATGGTCGAGTCACAAGTCATCGACAGGTTTCCGTTGTGCGACCAGGAGATCCTCATTCGGCACCTGCACAAGGAGACCGCCGCCTGGGTGGACGACTACCAGCGCAAGACAGCGGGAGTGTGA
- a CDS encoding SDR family NAD(P)-dependent oxidoreductase translates to MMRVAVVTGGASGMGEATCRELGRRGHKVAVMDIDGQGAQRVSEELRAEGVTALAVAADVSDRAAVEEAFAKVRTELGPVHILVTSAGLFDFAPFTEITPESWDRMIAVNLTGTFHCCQVAVPDMVEAGWGRIVMISSSSAQRGSPKMAHYAASKGALLSLTKSLAREYGPLGITVNNIPPSAIETPMQHRGQAAGHLPSNEQMAASVPLGHLGTGDDIAAAVGFLCSDEAGFITGQVLGVNGGAVL, encoded by the coding sequence ATTATGAGAGTCGCGGTGGTGACCGGAGGCGCTTCCGGCATGGGGGAAGCGACCTGCCGTGAGCTGGGACGGCGCGGGCACAAGGTCGCGGTGATGGACATCGACGGCCAAGGGGCGCAACGTGTTTCCGAAGAGTTGCGAGCCGAAGGTGTGACCGCATTGGCCGTGGCCGCCGACGTCAGCGATCGCGCCGCGGTCGAGGAAGCGTTCGCCAAGGTGCGGACGGAGCTCGGTCCTGTGCACATCCTCGTGACCAGTGCCGGCCTGTTTGATTTCGCGCCTTTCACCGAGATCACGCCCGAGTCGTGGGACCGCATGATCGCGGTGAACCTGACCGGCACTTTCCACTGTTGTCAGGTCGCGGTGCCGGACATGGTCGAGGCGGGCTGGGGTCGCATCGTGATGATCTCGTCGTCGAGCGCCCAGCGGGGGTCCCCGAAGATGGCGCACTACGCCGCCTCGAAGGGGGCGCTGTTGTCCCTGACCAAATCGCTTGCCCGCGAATACGGTCCGCTGGGCATCACGGTCAACAACATTCCGCCGTCGGCGATCGAGACGCCGATGCAGCACCGAGGGCAGGCCGCCGGGCACCTCCCTTCCAACGAACAGATGGCGGCCAGCGTCCCGCTCGGTCACCTTGGCACCGGCGACGACATTGCCGCTGCGGTCGGATTCCTGTGTTCAGACGAAGCGGGCTTCATCACCGGGCAGGTCCTGGGGGTCAACGGCGGAGCGGTGTTGTGA
- a CDS encoding MarR family winged helix-turn-helix transcriptional regulator, translating into MEQRDNILWLLKQAWYFSLTTVNDSVSDHGVSTAQIGMLRQLATEPGLSGAELARRLLISPQGVQLALKELERRGLVERKQDPQHGRILQAFLTDQGRKVAEAVVSDAIAANDRVFGVLSSEEQEKLKELLGRVIEQGTGHKLHTDHIGPDVASS; encoded by the coding sequence GTGGAACAACGGGACAACATTCTCTGGTTGCTCAAGCAGGCGTGGTATTTCTCGCTGACAACGGTGAACGATTCGGTCAGTGACCACGGCGTCAGCACCGCGCAGATCGGCATGCTGCGCCAACTGGCCACCGAGCCCGGCCTGTCGGGAGCCGAGCTCGCGCGTCGTCTGCTCATCAGTCCGCAGGGGGTACAACTGGCGCTCAAGGAGCTGGAGCGCCGCGGCCTGGTCGAGCGTAAACAGGATCCGCAGCACGGCCGGATATTGCAGGCATTTCTGACGGATCAGGGACGCAAGGTGGCCGAGGCCGTGGTCAGCGATGCGATCGCCGCCAACGACAGGGTCTTTGGAGTCCTCAGTAGTGAAGAGCAGGAAAAGCTCAAAGAGCTGCTGGGCCGGGTGATCGAGCAGGGCACAGGGCACAAATTGCACACCGATCACATCGGTCCTGATGTAGCAAGTAGTTGA
- a CDS encoding cytochrome P450 — MAEDLTSVDFFRDSRLTDDPYPFYEALRNKCPVSREDHYGVTMVTGWQEAVDVYNDEQTFSSCISVTGPFPGFPVALEGDDVTELIEQHRDEIPFSDQLPTLDPPTHTNHRALLMRLITPKRLKENEDAMWQIADDMLDSFLAPGEGEFINGFAGPFTLRVIADLLGVPDEDRGELIERLARGTHGGGLGNAEKSLNKTPLEYLYDIFATYVEDRRAEPRDDVLTGLATANFPDGSVPEVGDVVRVATNVFSAGQETTVRLLGTALKVIGDRPDIQRKLREDRSLLPNFIEECLRIESPVKGDFRLSRVPTTVGDQALAAGCTVMVINGAANRDPRRFEDPDSFDAERKNARQHLAFGRGIHSCPGAPLARAETRVGLERLLDRTSEIRISEAHHGPASDRRYQYIPTYILRGLTELHLEFDLA, encoded by the coding sequence ATGGCGGAAGACCTGACCTCGGTCGACTTCTTCCGGGACAGCCGTCTGACGGATGACCCGTACCCGTTCTACGAGGCGCTTCGCAACAAGTGCCCGGTCAGCCGTGAAGACCACTACGGCGTGACCATGGTGACGGGCTGGCAGGAAGCAGTCGACGTCTACAACGACGAGCAGACGTTTTCGTCCTGCATCTCGGTCACCGGCCCGTTCCCGGGGTTCCCCGTCGCGCTTGAAGGTGACGATGTCACCGAGTTGATCGAGCAGCATCGCGACGAGATTCCGTTCAGCGACCAGCTGCCCACCCTCGATCCGCCGACCCACACCAACCACCGGGCGCTGCTGATGCGACTGATCACCCCGAAGCGCCTCAAGGAGAACGAGGACGCGATGTGGCAGATCGCCGACGACATGCTCGACTCCTTCCTGGCGCCCGGTGAAGGTGAATTCATCAATGGCTTCGCGGGCCCGTTCACGTTGCGCGTCATCGCCGACCTGCTCGGGGTGCCTGACGAGGACCGCGGCGAACTGATCGAGCGCCTCGCGCGCGGCACCCATGGCGGTGGGCTCGGCAACGCTGAGAAGTCGCTGAACAAGACGCCGCTGGAGTACCTGTACGACATCTTTGCGACGTACGTCGAAGACCGTCGCGCAGAGCCTCGCGACGATGTGCTGACGGGGTTGGCGACCGCGAACTTCCCCGACGGATCGGTGCCAGAAGTCGGGGACGTCGTGCGGGTCGCGACCAACGTTTTCTCTGCAGGGCAGGAGACGACCGTGCGTTTGCTCGGCACGGCGTTGAAGGTGATCGGCGACCGGCCCGATATTCAGCGCAAGCTGCGCGAAGATCGCAGTCTGCTGCCGAACTTCATCGAGGAATGCCTGCGTATCGAGAGCCCGGTGAAGGGCGACTTCCGATTGTCGCGTGTCCCAACAACAGTCGGCGATCAGGCCCTCGCTGCGGGGTGCACGGTGATGGTGATCAACGGGGCGGCCAACCGGGACCCGCGTCGCTTCGAGGATCCCGACAGCTTCGATGCCGAACGTAAGAACGCGCGTCAGCATCTGGCGTTCGGGCGCGGCATCCACAGCTGCCCCGGTGCCCCGCTGGCGCGCGCGGAAACCCGGGTCGGGCTGGAGCGACTGCTGGACCGGACCAGCGAAATTCGGATCAGCGAGGCCCATCACGGTCCGGCCTCTGACCGCCGCTACCAATACATTCCGACGTACATACTGCGTGGACTGACTGAGTTGCATTTGGAGTTTGATCTCGCATGA
- a CDS encoding metal-dependent hydrolase family protein, translating to MTTVLHAARWADVDVGEVLSPAAVVVDGDRIQAINPAEQPADSTDVDLGDVTLLPGLMDMELNLLIGGPGGPEGLPSPMHGVQDDPAYRTLRGAVNARTTLEAGFTTVRNLGLMVKTGGYLLDVALQRAIDQGWHIGPRIYPAGHAVTPYGGHLDPTVFQRLAPGIMPLSVAEGIANGVDDVRACVRYQVRHGAKLIKVSASGGVMSHSTAPGAQQYSDEEFAAIADEAHRAGVRVAAHAVGDSSIRACIRAGIDCIEHGFLASDETIQMMADTGTFLVSTTYLTEAMAVDRIAPELRKKAEEVFPRAQAMLPKAIAAGVRIACGTDAPAIPHGQNARELCALVDRGMTPMEAIRAATVTSAELVEADDELGRLAPGYLADIIAVPGDPSRDIATTLDVRFVMKNGQIYKR from the coding sequence GTGACGACTGTTCTGCACGCCGCCCGCTGGGCCGACGTCGACGTAGGCGAAGTGCTTTCACCCGCTGCGGTGGTGGTCGATGGCGATCGGATCCAGGCGATCAATCCTGCTGAGCAGCCCGCTGATTCGACGGATGTCGATCTCGGTGACGTGACGCTGCTGCCGGGACTGATGGACATGGAGCTCAACCTGCTCATCGGCGGCCCCGGCGGACCGGAGGGGCTACCGAGTCCCATGCACGGGGTCCAGGACGACCCCGCGTACCGAACGTTGCGCGGCGCGGTGAACGCGCGGACCACCCTCGAAGCCGGCTTCACGACTGTGCGCAATCTCGGGCTGATGGTGAAGACCGGTGGCTACCTGCTCGACGTTGCACTGCAGCGCGCCATCGACCAGGGCTGGCACATCGGGCCCCGCATCTATCCGGCGGGCCATGCCGTCACACCGTACGGCGGGCACCTCGACCCGACGGTGTTCCAGCGACTCGCGCCGGGGATCATGCCGTTGTCCGTCGCCGAGGGCATCGCCAACGGTGTCGACGACGTCCGGGCGTGTGTGCGCTATCAGGTTCGGCACGGCGCCAAGCTGATCAAAGTGTCCGCTTCGGGCGGCGTGATGTCGCACAGTACCGCTCCAGGCGCGCAGCAGTATTCGGACGAGGAATTCGCGGCGATCGCGGACGAGGCGCACCGGGCAGGCGTGCGCGTGGCCGCACATGCGGTGGGGGACAGCTCCATTCGCGCCTGCATCCGGGCAGGCATCGACTGTATCGAGCATGGTTTCCTCGCCAGCGACGAGACGATTCAGATGATGGCGGACACCGGCACGTTCCTGGTTTCGACCACCTACCTGACCGAGGCGATGGCCGTCGACCGCATCGCGCCAGAGCTGCGTAAGAAGGCGGAGGAGGTCTTCCCGCGGGCACAGGCCATGCTGCCCAAGGCGATTGCTGCAGGCGTGCGGATCGCCTGCGGTACCGATGCGCCCGCGATTCCGCACGGACAGAACGCCAGAGAATTGTGTGCCCTGGTGGACCGGGGGATGACCCCGATGGAGGCGATCCGGGCCGCGACGGTGACCAGCGCCGAGCTGGTCGAGGCGGACGACGAATTGGGCCGTCTCGCACCGGGATATCTTGCCGACATCATCGCGGTGCCTGGCGATCCGTCGCGCGACATCGCGACCACACTCGACGTGCGGTTCGTGATGAAGAACGGCCAGATTTACAAACGCTGA